Proteins encoded by one window of Xanthomonas sp. DAR 80977:
- the mltG gene encoding endolytic transglycosylase MltG produces the protein MAWAKRGCLTLLATLLVLALLAAAAGAWWWQGYRAFAEQPLQAAQPSVEVARGDSFNGVLRRLRAAGVAQGSNLQWQLLARQLDAAGKLKVGEYALQPALSPRELLLRMRKGQVIHYRFTIVEGWNIRQLRSALNAATPLRHVATELSDSELMARFGQPGQHPEGRFLPETYLYQREDSDLDVLRRAHAAMDKALAEAWDARAAELPLQSPEQALTLASIVEKETGLAAERPQIAGVFVRRLQQGMKLQTDPTVIYGIGSAYDGNIRKRDLETDTPYNTYTRSGLPPTPIAMPGRDALRAATNPAPGDSLYFVAVGDGSGAHVFSASYAEHSAAVARYLQRLRQARNGAAVTP, from the coding sequence GTGGCTTGGGCTAAACGCGGGTGTCTGACCCTGCTGGCGACATTGCTGGTGCTTGCGCTGCTGGCCGCGGCGGCCGGCGCGTGGTGGTGGCAGGGCTATCGCGCCTTCGCCGAGCAGCCGCTGCAGGCGGCGCAGCCCAGCGTGGAAGTGGCGCGCGGCGATTCGTTCAACGGCGTGCTGCGCAGGCTGCGCGCGGCCGGGGTCGCGCAGGGCAGCAACCTGCAATGGCAACTGCTGGCGCGCCAGCTCGACGCCGCCGGCAAGCTCAAGGTCGGCGAATACGCGCTGCAGCCGGCGCTGAGCCCGCGCGAGCTGCTGCTGCGCATGCGCAAGGGCCAGGTGATCCACTACCGCTTCACCATCGTCGAGGGCTGGAACATCCGCCAGCTGCGTTCGGCGCTGAACGCGGCCACGCCGCTGCGCCACGTCGCCACCGAGCTCAGCGACAGCGAACTGATGGCCAGGTTCGGCCAGCCCGGGCAGCATCCGGAAGGCCGCTTCCTGCCGGAAACCTATCTGTACCAGCGCGAGGACAGCGACCTGGACGTGCTGCGGCGCGCGCATGCGGCGATGGACAAGGCGCTGGCCGAGGCCTGGGACGCGCGCGCGGCCGAGCTGCCGCTGCAATCGCCGGAACAGGCGCTGACCCTGGCCTCGATCGTGGAGAAGGAAACCGGCCTGGCCGCCGAGCGCCCGCAGATCGCCGGCGTGTTCGTGCGCCGCCTGCAGCAGGGCATGAAGCTGCAGACCGATCCGACCGTGATCTACGGCATCGGCAGCGCCTACGACGGCAACATCCGCAAGCGCGACCTGGAGACCGATACGCCGTACAACACCTACACCCGCAGCGGCCTGCCGCCGACCCCGATCGCCATGCCCGGCCGCGACGCGCTGCGCGCGGCGACCAACCCGGCGCCCGGCGACAGCCTGTACTTCGTCGCGGTCGGCGACGGCAGCGGCGCGCACGTGTTCTCCGCCAGCTATGCCGAGCACAGCGCGGCGGTGGCGCGCTACCTGCAGCGGCTGCGCCAGGCGCGCAACGGCGCGGCGGTGACGCCATGA
- a CDS encoding PilZ domain-containing protein yields the protein MSAMSGRQGILSLAVKDKAALYNAYMPFVKNGGIFVPTPKRYFLGDEVFLLLTLPDSSERLPVAGKVIWVTPMGAQGNRTAGIGVQLPDNSEGEAIRNKIETQLAGTLNADKPTQTM from the coding sequence ATGAGTGCGATGAGCGGACGTCAGGGCATCCTGTCGCTGGCGGTGAAGGACAAGGCGGCGCTGTACAACGCGTACATGCCGTTCGTGAAGAACGGCGGCATCTTCGTGCCCACGCCCAAGCGCTATTTCCTGGGCGACGAAGTGTTCCTGCTGCTGACCCTGCCCGATTCCAGCGAACGCCTGCCGGTGGCCGGCAAGGTGATCTGGGTGACCCCGATGGGCGCGCAGGGCAACCGCACCGCCGGCATCGGCGTGCAGCTGCCGGACAACAGCGAGGGCGAGGCCATCCGCAACAAGATCGAGACCCAGCTGGCCGGCACCCTCAACGCCGACAAGCCCACCCAGACCATGTAG
- a CDS encoding Txe/YoeB family addiction module toxin: protein MMLQFSDNAWEDYLYWQQADKKMLKRVNDLIKAIQRDPFQGIGKPEPLRHALAGYWSRRINDEHRIVYKVEAGVLLIAQVRYHYV, encoded by the coding sequence GTGATGCTGCAGTTCTCGGACAATGCCTGGGAGGACTACCTCTACTGGCAGCAGGCCGACAAGAAGATGCTCAAGCGCGTCAACGACCTGATCAAAGCCATTCAACGCGATCCCTTCCAGGGCATCGGCAAGCCAGAACCGCTGCGCCATGCCTTGGCCGGCTATTGGTCGCGGCGCATCAACGACGAACACCGCATCGTGTACAAGGTTGAGGCTGGCGTCCTGCTGATCGCGCAGGTGCGCTACCACTACGTATAG
- the tmk gene encoding dTMP kinase, with protein MSEAVLRHHRFVSLEGGEGAGKTTAINAIRDWLQAQGHEVLLTREPGGTPLAERIRELLLNNAPALQPAEPLAAETELLLVFAARAQHVREVIRPALQRGAYVVSDRFTDSSYAYQGEGRGLDRAWIADLERRAVGLQPGLTLLLDLDVRIGRARTSGRDLWPDRIESEQDDFFQRVRAGFRQRAAQDPQRFRTIDASQPPQAVARDVAAALAAWVQQERTP; from the coding sequence ATGAGCGAAGCCGTGCTGCGCCATCATCGCTTCGTCAGCCTGGAAGGCGGCGAGGGCGCCGGCAAGACCACCGCGATCAACGCGATCCGCGACTGGCTGCAGGCGCAGGGCCACGAGGTGCTGCTGACCCGCGAACCCGGCGGCACCCCGCTGGCCGAACGCATCCGCGAGCTGCTGCTCAACAACGCTCCGGCGCTGCAGCCGGCCGAGCCGCTGGCCGCGGAGACCGAACTGCTGCTGGTGTTCGCCGCGCGCGCCCAGCACGTGCGCGAGGTGATCCGCCCGGCGCTGCAGCGCGGCGCCTACGTGGTCAGCGACCGCTTCACCGATTCCAGCTACGCCTACCAGGGCGAGGGCCGCGGCCTGGACCGCGCCTGGATCGCCGACCTGGAGCGGCGCGCGGTCGGCCTGCAGCCCGGCCTGACCCTGCTGCTGGACCTGGACGTGCGCATCGGCCGCGCCCGCACCAGCGGCCGTGACCTGTGGCCGGACCGGATCGAGAGCGAGCAGGACGATTTCTTCCAGCGCGTGCGCGCCGGCTTCCGCCAGCGCGCCGCGCAGGACCCGCAGCGCTTCCGCACCATCGACGCCAGCCAGCCGCCGCAGGCGGTGGCCCGCGACGTGGCCGCCGCGCTGGCCGCCTGGGTGCAGCAGGAGCGCACGCCATGA
- a CDS encoding beta-ketoacyl-ACP synthase III, protein MSKRIYSRIAGTGSYLPEKVLTNDDLSHMVDTSDEWIRSRTGIRERHIAAAGQTAGDLGYEAALKAIEAAGIDVAALDMIVVGTTTPDLIFPSTACLIQARLGAVGCPALDVNAACSGFVYALSVADKFIRCGDAKTVLVIGTETLSRIVDWTERTTCVLFGDGAGAVVLRADEDTGILSTHLHADGSKKELLWNPVGISAGFDAGAGGIQMKGSEVFKYAVKALDAVVDETLDANGLGKHDLDWLIPHQANLRIIEATAKRLELSMEQVVVTVDIHGNTSSASVPMALDVAVRSGRVQRGQLLLLEAFGGGFTWGSALLRY, encoded by the coding sequence ATGAGCAAGCGGATCTATTCCAGGATCGCGGGCACCGGCAGCTATTTGCCTGAAAAAGTGTTGACCAACGACGATCTGTCGCACATGGTCGATACCAGCGACGAATGGATCCGCAGCCGCACCGGCATCCGCGAGCGGCACATCGCCGCCGCCGGGCAGACCGCCGGCGACCTGGGCTACGAAGCCGCGCTGAAGGCGATCGAGGCCGCCGGCATCGATGTCGCCGCGCTGGACATGATCGTCGTCGGCACCACCACGCCGGACCTGATCTTCCCGTCCACCGCCTGCCTGATCCAGGCGCGGCTGGGCGCGGTCGGCTGTCCTGCGCTGGACGTCAACGCCGCCTGCTCGGGCTTCGTCTACGCGCTCAGCGTGGCCGACAAGTTCATCCGCTGCGGCGACGCCAAGACCGTGCTGGTGATCGGCACCGAGACCCTCAGCCGCATCGTCGACTGGACCGAGCGCACCACCTGCGTGCTGTTCGGCGACGGCGCCGGCGCGGTGGTCCTGCGCGCCGACGAGGACACCGGCATCCTCAGCACCCACCTGCATGCCGACGGCAGCAAGAAGGAACTGCTGTGGAATCCGGTCGGCATCTCCGCCGGCTTCGACGCCGGCGCCGGCGGCATCCAGATGAAGGGCAGCGAGGTGTTCAAGTACGCGGTCAAGGCGCTGGACGCGGTGGTCGACGAGACCCTGGACGCCAACGGCCTGGGCAAGCACGACCTGGACTGGCTGATCCCGCACCAGGCCAACCTGCGCATCATCGAAGCCACCGCCAAGCGCCTGGAGCTGTCGATGGAGCAGGTGGTGGTGACGGTGGACATCCACGGCAACACCTCGTCCGCCTCGGTGCCGATGGCGCTGGACGTGGCGGTGCGTTCCGGCCGCGTGCAGCGCGGCCAGCTGCTGCTGCTGGAAGCCTTCGGCGGCGGCTTCACCTGGGGCTCGGCGCTGCTGCGCTACTGA
- the fabG gene encoding 3-oxoacyl-ACP reductase FabG has translation MSKPLQGEIALVTGASRGIGAAIADTLAAQGATVVGTATSASGAQAIGERLAAHGGHGRALDVTDPAAVEALIETIGKDFGAVSILVNNAGITRDNLLMRMKEEDWQAIIDTNLTSVFRTSKAVLRGMMKARKGRIVNIASVVGVTGNPGQANYAAAKAGIIAFSKSMAKEIGSRGITVNVVAPGFIDTDMTKALPEAQRAALLEQIALGQLGQPSDIANAVAFLVGPGAGYITGETLHVNGGMYMP, from the coding sequence ATGAGCAAGCCATTGCAGGGCGAGATCGCCCTGGTCACCGGCGCCAGCCGCGGCATCGGCGCGGCCATCGCCGACACGCTGGCCGCGCAGGGCGCCACCGTCGTCGGCACCGCGACCTCCGCCTCGGGCGCGCAGGCGATCGGCGAGCGCCTGGCCGCCCACGGCGGCCACGGCCGCGCGCTGGACGTCACCGACCCGGCCGCGGTCGAGGCGCTGATCGAGACGATCGGCAAGGACTTCGGCGCGGTCTCGATCCTGGTCAACAACGCCGGCATCACCCGCGACAACCTGTTGATGCGGATGAAGGAAGAGGACTGGCAGGCGATCATCGACACCAACCTGACCAGCGTGTTCCGCACCTCCAAGGCGGTGCTGCGCGGCATGATGAAGGCGCGCAAGGGCCGCATCGTCAACATCGCCTCGGTGGTCGGCGTGACCGGCAACCCGGGCCAGGCCAACTACGCCGCGGCCAAGGCCGGCATCATCGCCTTCTCCAAGTCGATGGCCAAGGAAATCGGCTCGCGCGGCATCACCGTCAACGTGGTCGCGCCGGGCTTCATCGACACCGACATGACCAAGGCCCTGCCCGAGGCGCAGCGCGCCGCGCTGCTGGAGCAGATCGCGCTGGGCCAGCTCGGCCAGCCGTCCGACATCGCCAACGCGGTGGCGTTCCTGGTCGGCCCCGGGGCCGGCTACATCACCGGAGAGACCCTGCATGTGAACGGCGGGATGTACATGCCGTAA
- a CDS encoding DNA polymerase III subunit delta' codes for MSAASTEALPFAPWQQRAYEQTVAALDAGRLGHGLLICGPDGLGKRAVALKLAAHVLGQGEPAANLRSAQLIAAGTHPDLQLVSFIPNRTGDKLRTEIVIEQVREISQKLSLTPQYGIAQVVVVDPADAINRAACNALLKTLEEPQPGRYLWLISAQPARLPATIRSRCQRLEFKLPPADEAIAWLLAQDFPEKTAREALAAARGHPGLAAQWLREDGLKLRRQVAADLEQVAAGKLGTLEAAQRWSGDGFAEQRLGHAADLALAQASQAGLTDPARLHKLATWFDAANRTRDLLRTTVRGDLAIAELLLAWRDGDRPVRRGGQR; via the coding sequence ATGAGCGCCGCTTCGACCGAGGCGCTGCCGTTCGCGCCCTGGCAGCAGCGCGCCTACGAGCAGACCGTGGCCGCGCTCGACGCTGGCCGGCTCGGCCACGGCCTGCTGATCTGCGGCCCGGACGGCCTGGGCAAGCGGGCGGTGGCGCTGAAGCTGGCCGCGCACGTGCTCGGCCAGGGCGAACCGGCCGCGAACCTGCGCAGCGCGCAGCTGATCGCCGCCGGCACCCATCCCGACCTGCAGCTGGTCTCGTTCATTCCCAACCGCACCGGCGACAAGCTGCGCACCGAGATCGTCATCGAACAGGTGCGCGAGATCTCGCAGAAGCTGTCGCTGACCCCGCAGTACGGCATCGCCCAGGTGGTGGTGGTGGACCCGGCCGACGCGATCAACCGCGCCGCCTGCAACGCCCTGCTCAAGACTTTGGAGGAGCCGCAGCCCGGCCGCTACCTGTGGCTGATCAGCGCACAGCCGGCGCGGCTGCCGGCGACCATCCGCAGCCGCTGCCAGCGCCTGGAGTTCAAGCTGCCGCCGGCCGACGAGGCGATCGCCTGGCTGCTGGCGCAGGACTTCCCGGAGAAGACCGCGCGCGAAGCGCTGGCCGCCGCGCGCGGCCATCCCGGGCTGGCCGCGCAGTGGCTGCGCGAGGATGGCCTGAAGCTGCGCCGGCAGGTGGCCGCGGACCTGGAGCAGGTCGCCGCGGGCAAGCTGGGCACGCTCGAAGCGGCGCAGCGCTGGAGCGGCGACGGCTTCGCCGAGCAGCGCCTGGGCCACGCCGCCGACCTGGCGCTGGCGCAGGCCTCGCAGGCCGGCTTGACCGACCCGGCGCGATTGCACAAGCTGGCGACCTGGTTCGACGCAGCCAACCGCACCCGCGACCTGCTGCGCACCACCGTCCGTGGCGACCTGGCCATCGCGGAACTGCTGTTGGCCTGGCGCGATGGCGATCGCCCGGTCCGGAGAGGGGGACAACGATGA
- the acpP gene encoding acyl carrier protein, translating into MSTIEERVKKIVVEQLGVKEEEVTNSASFVDDLGADSLDTVELVMALEEEFECEIPDEEAEKITSVQQAIDYVKAHVKS; encoded by the coding sequence ATGAGCACCATCGAAGAACGCGTCAAGAAAATCGTCGTCGAACAACTCGGCGTCAAGGAAGAAGAAGTCACCAACAGCGCATCGTTCGTCGATGACCTCGGTGCCGACTCGCTGGACACCGTCGAGCTGGTGATGGCGCTGGAAGAAGAGTTCGAGTGCGAGATTCCGGACGAAGAAGCCGAGAAGATCACCTCGGTGCAGCAGGCCATCGACTACGTCAAGGCGCACGTCAAGAGCTGA
- the fabD gene encoding ACP S-malonyltransferase: MTDSTLAFVFPGQGSQSLGMLAELSELHPQLRDSFVEASDGAGVDLWALTQGGPEEMLNRTEYTQPALLAASVALWRLWLAQGGARPALLAGHSLGEYSALVAAGALSLHDGAHLVRLRGQLMQDAAPAGVGAMAAVIGAEDALVEEVCAQAAGSQVVVPANYNSPGQVVIGGDAAAVDRALALLAERGVRKTVKLAVSVPSHTPLMREAANRLAEAMRGLAWHAPQLPVVQNVDAQVHDGVDAIRQALVEQLYLPVRWTGCVQALAARGATRVAECGPGKVLTGLVKRIDKSLDGRALATPADFAGALETWAA; the protein is encoded by the coding sequence GTGACCGATTCCACACTAGCCTTCGTTTTCCCCGGCCAGGGTTCGCAGTCGCTGGGCATGCTGGCCGAGCTGTCCGAACTGCACCCGCAGCTGCGCGACAGCTTCGTCGAGGCCTCCGACGGCGCCGGCGTCGACCTGTGGGCGCTGACCCAGGGCGGCCCCGAGGAAATGCTCAACCGCACCGAATACACCCAGCCGGCGCTGCTGGCGGCGAGCGTGGCGCTGTGGCGGCTGTGGCTGGCCCAGGGCGGCGCGCGTCCGGCGCTGCTGGCCGGGCACAGCCTGGGCGAGTACAGCGCGCTGGTCGCGGCCGGCGCGCTGTCGCTGCACGACGGCGCGCACCTGGTGCGCCTGCGCGGCCAGCTGATGCAGGACGCGGCCCCGGCCGGCGTCGGCGCGATGGCCGCGGTGATCGGCGCCGAGGACGCGCTGGTCGAGGAGGTCTGCGCGCAGGCCGCCGGCAGCCAGGTGGTGGTCCCGGCCAACTACAACTCCCCCGGCCAGGTGGTGATCGGCGGCGACGCCGCCGCGGTCGACCGCGCGCTGGCGCTGCTGGCCGAGCGCGGCGTGCGCAAGACGGTGAAGCTGGCGGTCAGCGTGCCCTCGCACACGCCGCTGATGCGCGAGGCGGCCAACCGCCTGGCCGAGGCGATGCGCGGCCTGGCCTGGCACGCGCCGCAGCTGCCGGTGGTGCAGAACGTCGACGCCCAGGTGCACGACGGCGTCGATGCGATCCGCCAGGCGCTGGTCGAGCAGCTGTACCTGCCGGTGCGCTGGACCGGCTGCGTGCAGGCGCTGGCCGCGCGCGGCGCCACCCGCGTGGCCGAATGCGGCCCCGGCAAGGTGCTGACCGGGCTGGTCAAGCGCATCGACAAGTCGCTGGACGGGCGCGCCCTGGCGACCCCGGCCGACTTCGCCGGCGCACTGGAAACCTGGGCTGCCTGA
- a CDS encoding YceD family protein: MSANVPELLDAWRMVAARRVFEDRLPLSAMTRLQGSLADTEGECRYTLEFGRDAVLQVSYVELTLETALPLICQRSLQRFLLPVSSVQRLGLIRSEAEEAALPPDYEALLVPDDGMLRPADLVEDELVLAVPLVPVAPGSEAVEQDWPATEEEVSKANPFAALAALKKQ, encoded by the coding sequence ATGTCCGCGAACGTGCCCGAACTGTTGGATGCCTGGCGGATGGTCGCAGCGCGCAGGGTCTTCGAAGACCGCCTGCCGCTCTCGGCGATGACCCGTCTGCAAGGCAGCCTGGCCGATACCGAAGGCGAATGCCGCTACACGCTGGAATTCGGCCGCGACGCTGTACTGCAAGTGTCCTACGTCGAACTGACGCTCGAAACCGCGCTGCCGCTGATCTGTCAGCGCAGCCTGCAGCGCTTCCTGCTGCCGGTGTCCAGCGTACAGCGGCTGGGACTGATCCGCAGCGAGGCCGAAGAGGCCGCGCTGCCGCCGGATTACGAGGCCTTGCTGGTGCCGGACGACGGCATGCTGCGGCCCGCCGATCTGGTCGAGGACGAGTTGGTGCTGGCGGTCCCGCTGGTGCCGGTGGCGCCCGGAAGCGAGGCGGTCGAACAGGACTGGCCGGCGACCGAGGAAGAGGTGAGCAAGGCCAACCCGTTCGCGGCGTTGGCGGCGCTGAAGAAACAGTAG
- the rpmF gene encoding 50S ribosomal protein L32, producing MAVQKSRVTPSRRGQRRSHDALSAKQLSTDPTSGEIHLRHHITADGYYRGKKVIATKTSQVEED from the coding sequence ATGGCTGTGCAGAAATCCCGTGTCACCCCGTCCCGCCGCGGCCAGCGCCGTTCGCACGACGCCCTCAGCGCCAAGCAGCTGTCGACCGACCCGACCAGCGGCGAGATCCACCTGCGCCACCACATCACCGCCGACGGCTACTACCGCGGCAAGAAGGTGATCGCGACCAAGACCTCGCAGGTCGAAGAAGATTGA
- a CDS encoding Maf family nucleotide pyrophosphatase: MPPLILASTSAYRRALLQRLRLPFDSVRPQVEETPLPGEAPLALAQRLARAKAAAVAAGAADAWVIGSDQVAELDGQPLGKPGHAEAAQAQLAAMSGRSVRFHTAVCLLRGERALQLCDLTEVRFRVLQAGEIARYVAAEQPLDCAGSFKCEGLGISLFSAIHSQDPTALVGLPLIGLAGLLREAGYVLP; encoded by the coding sequence ATGCCGCCCCTGATCCTGGCCTCCACCTCCGCCTACCGCCGCGCGCTGCTGCAGCGCCTGCGCCTGCCCTTCGACAGCGTGCGCCCGCAGGTCGAGGAGACGCCGCTGCCCGGGGAGGCGCCACTGGCGCTGGCGCAGCGCCTGGCGCGGGCCAAGGCCGCCGCGGTGGCCGCCGGCGCCGCCGATGCCTGGGTGATCGGCTCGGACCAGGTCGCCGAGCTCGACGGCCAGCCGCTGGGCAAGCCCGGCCATGCCGAAGCCGCGCAGGCGCAGCTGGCGGCGATGTCCGGACGCAGCGTGCGCTTCCATACCGCGGTGTGCCTGCTGCGCGGCGAACGCGCGCTGCAGCTGTGCGACCTGACCGAAGTGCGCTTCCGTGTACTGCAGGCCGGGGAGATCGCCCGCTACGTCGCCGCCGAGCAGCCGCTGGACTGCGCCGGCAGCTTCAAGTGCGAAGGCCTGGGCATCAGCCTGTTCAGCGCGATCCACAGCCAGGACCCGACCGCGCTGGTCGGGCTGCCGCTGATCGGCCTGGCCGGGCTGCTGCGCGAGGCCGGCTACGTGCTGCCCTAG
- a CDS encoding aminodeoxychorismate synthase component I: MLRTVPLPADTDLLALHRLAPQRYPLLLESAASGTAQGRWDLLLIAGGEGLRLDRDGITRDLQGAAVAGDFLAALDAQWQAERCARDAPRWPFRGGWALLLDYELAAQVEPVLRLPQGPAATPTALALRCPAAVLRDHASGECVALAETAHAGLLDALLADLQAVPAAAPLPAWTPPLAIDEDPPPRFVDGVRRILDYLRAGDVFQVNLSRRWSARFAAALDPAALYAQLRRANPAPFAGLFASHGRAVVSSSPERLVSVRGDVVETRPIAGTRPRAPGDDEAARIRELVGHPKERAEHVMLIDLERNDLGRVCAPGSVEVDELMTVESYAHVHHIVSNVRGRLRAGVSPGEVIRATFPGGTITGCPKVRCMQIIAELEQVPRGAYTGAFGWLNRDGDMDLNILIRTAEVDGAQAHFRTGAGIVVDSQPERELDETRAKARGLLRALEP; the protein is encoded by the coding sequence ATGCTGCGTACCGTTCCCCTGCCGGCCGACACCGATCTGCTGGCGCTGCATCGCCTGGCGCCGCAGCGCTATCCGTTGCTGCTGGAATCGGCGGCGTCGGGCACCGCGCAGGGCCGCTGGGACCTGCTGCTGATCGCCGGCGGCGAGGGCCTGCGCCTGGACCGCGATGGCATCACCCGCGACCTGCAGGGGGCCGCGGTCGCCGGCGATTTCCTGGCCGCGCTGGACGCGCAATGGCAGGCCGAACGCTGCGCGCGCGACGCGCCGCGCTGGCCGTTCCGCGGCGGCTGGGCGCTGCTGCTGGACTACGAACTGGCGGCACAGGTGGAGCCGGTGCTGCGGTTGCCGCAGGGGCCGGCGGCCACGCCGACGGCGCTGGCGCTGCGCTGCCCGGCCGCGGTGCTGCGCGACCACGCCAGCGGCGAGTGCGTGGCGCTGGCGGAAACCGCGCATGCCGGTCTGCTGGACGCGCTGCTCGCCGACCTGCAGGCCGTGCCCGCCGCCGCGCCGCTGCCGGCCTGGACCCCGCCGCTGGCGATCGACGAAGACCCGCCGCCGCGTTTCGTCGACGGCGTGCGCCGCATCCTCGACTACCTGCGCGCCGGCGACGTGTTCCAGGTCAACCTGTCGCGGCGCTGGTCGGCGCGCTTCGCCGCCGCGCTGGACCCGGCCGCGCTGTACGCGCAGCTGCGCCGCGCCAATCCGGCGCCGTTCGCCGGCCTGTTCGCCAGCCATGGCCGCGCGGTGGTCAGTTCCTCGCCGGAACGGCTGGTGTCGGTGCGCGGCGACGTGGTCGAGACCCGGCCGATCGCCGGCACCCGTCCGCGCGCGCCCGGCGACGACGAGGCCGCGCGCATCCGCGAACTGGTCGGGCACCCCAAGGAACGCGCCGAGCACGTGATGCTGATCGACCTGGAGCGCAACGACCTGGGCCGGGTCTGCGCGCCGGGCAGCGTCGAGGTCGACGAGCTGATGACGGTGGAGAGCTACGCCCACGTGCACCACATCGTCAGCAACGTGCGCGGGCGGCTGCGCGCCGGGGTCAGCCCCGGCGAGGTTATCCGCGCCACCTTCCCCGGCGGCACCATCACCGGCTGCCCCAAGGTGCGCTGCATGCAGATCATCGCCGAGCTGGAACAGGTGCCGCGCGGCGCCTACACCGGCGCGTTCGGCTGGCTCAACCGCGACGGCGACATGGACCTGAACATCCTGATCCGCACCGCCGAAGTGGACGGCGCGCAGGCGCATTTCCGCACCGGCGCCGGCATCGTGGTCGATTCGCAGCCCGAGCGCGAACTCGACGAGACCCGGGCCAAGGCGCGCGGCCTGCTGCGCGCGCTGGAACCGTGA
- the fabF gene encoding beta-ketoacyl-ACP synthase II: MSRRVVVTGMGLVSPLGNDLASSWEGIVNGRSGIGPITQIDASQFTTKIAGEIKDFDPTKFVSIKDAKKMDSFIHYGVGASFMALDDSGLVIDESNAERIGAILGSGIGGLLGIEEQTIKFHEGGARKISPFYVPSTIINMLPGQVSLIKGLKGPTFSAVSACATSNHSIGTALRMIQHGDADVMLAGGAERGSSPTSVGGFCSMKAMSTRNDDPAAASRPWDKGRDGFVLGDGAGVLVLEEYEHAKARGARIYAELVGFGASSDAFHMTAPSEDGEGAARSMRAAIKDARLNPEQIDYLNAHGTSTPLGDLAETLAMKRALGDHAYKTMVSSTKSMTGHLLGAAGGAEAIFSVMALHTGIIPPTINLEEPSEGCDLDYVPNVAREKKIDVAMSNGFGFGGTNGTLVFKRL, translated from the coding sequence ATGAGCCGTCGCGTCGTCGTAACCGGCATGGGCCTGGTATCGCCGTTGGGCAATGACCTGGCCAGCAGTTGGGAAGGGATCGTCAACGGGCGTTCCGGCATCGGCCCGATCACCCAGATCGATGCGTCGCAGTTCACCACCAAGATCGCCGGCGAGATCAAGGATTTCGATCCGACCAAGTTCGTGTCCATCAAGGACGCCAAGAAGATGGATTCGTTCATCCACTACGGCGTCGGCGCCTCGTTCATGGCGCTGGACGATTCGGGCCTGGTGATCGACGAAAGCAACGCCGAGCGCATCGGAGCGATCCTCGGCTCGGGCATCGGCGGCCTGCTCGGCATCGAGGAGCAGACCATCAAATTCCACGAGGGCGGCGCGCGCAAGATCTCGCCGTTCTACGTGCCCAGCACCATCATCAACATGCTCCCCGGGCAGGTGAGCCTGATCAAGGGCCTGAAGGGCCCGACCTTCTCGGCGGTCTCGGCCTGCGCCACCTCCAACCATTCGATCGGCACCGCGCTGCGCATGATCCAGCACGGCGATGCCGACGTGATGCTGGCCGGCGGCGCCGAGCGCGGCTCCTCGCCGACCTCGGTGGGCGGCTTCTGCTCGATGAAGGCCATGTCCACCCGCAACGACGATCCCGCCGCCGCTTCGCGGCCGTGGGACAAGGGCCGCGACGGCTTCGTGCTCGGCGACGGCGCCGGCGTGCTGGTGCTGGAAGAGTACGAACACGCCAAGGCGCGCGGCGCGCGCATCTACGCCGAGCTGGTCGGCTTCGGCGCCAGCTCCGATGCGTTCCACATGACCGCCCCGAGCGAGGACGGCGAAGGCGCCGCGCGCAGCATGCGGGCGGCGATCAAGGACGCCAGGCTCAACCCCGAGCAGATCGACTACCTCAACGCGCACGGCACCTCCACGCCGCTGGGCGACCTGGCCGAGACCCTGGCGATGAAGCGCGCGCTCGGCGACCACGCCTACAAGACCATGGTCAGCTCGACCAAGTCGATGACCGGGCACCTGCTCGGCGCGGCCGGCGGCGCCGAGGCGATCTTCTCGGTGATGGCGCTGCACACCGGCATCATCCCGCCGACGATCAACCTGGAAGAGCCGAGCGAAGGCTGCGACCTGGACTACGTGCCGAACGTGGCGCGCGAGAAGAAGATCGACGTGGCGATGTCCAATGGGTTCGGCTTCGGCGGGACCAATGGGACCTTGGTGTTCAAGCGGCTTTGA
- a CDS encoding type II toxin-antitoxin system Phd/YefM family antitoxin, which produces MDTITYSAARAALADTMERVVNNHEPVIITRSREQSVVMLSLEDYKAMEETAYLLRSPKSAQRLLESIAQLEAGRGKARELAE; this is translated from the coding sequence ATGGACACCATCACCTATAGCGCGGCACGTGCCGCCCTCGCAGACACCATGGAGCGCGTGGTCAACAACCACGAGCCGGTGATCATCACCCGCAGCCGTGAGCAATCGGTGGTCATGCTGTCGCTGGAGGACTACAAGGCGATGGAGGAAACCGCCTACCTGCTGCGGAGCCCGAAGAGCGCGCAGCGCCTGCTGGAATCCATCGCCCAGCTCGAGGCCGGTCGCGGCAAGGCACGGGAACTGGCCGAGTGA